AGCGCAAGCTGAATATTCACTCCTCCCGTATTGACGGTCGGGCTTGTCAACACGATGACAGGGTAGTGCCACAGATAGATCCCATAGGAACAGACACCCAGCGACCGCAAGGGTTTCATGCCAAAAATCCTGCCGAGCCGGCTGGCCGGATGGGCCAATACTGCCACTATAACGGCCGTGGCGACAGAAAAAAGCAAGAGCCCGCCGTAATATAAGAATGTTTGATATTGATTGCTTTTCCAAATCATCCAAAACACAGCCAAGAGCGCTGCCCCTCCGACGGCATCGAGCCCAATACGCCCTCTGGGAGACAGATCGTCAGACAGCTTTCGGCTAGGCCATATGATTGCAAGTACAGCACCAATGAGCAAAGAAAAAGCGCGGGTATCGGTTCCATAGTAGACCCGGCTGGGATCCAAACCGGGCGTATAAACAATTGCCATCGCAGCAGCTGAAGTTAAAACCAGAGCTAGTATTAACCCAGCTAAGCGGCCTCGCTGTGGAATATAGTGTAACCCCAGCCCCAAGAGCAAAGGCCAAACCAGATAAAACTGTTCTTCTACAGCTAAAGACCACAGGTGTCCTAAAGGCGAAGGCAATCCAAAGCTGGCAAAGTAAGAAACCTTTTGAAAGGTTAGCAGCCAGTTGCTTGAATAGAACATTGCAGCCAGAACATCATCCCATAGGGATGACAGTCGGATCGGATCGAATAAAGAAATCCAGACCATAACCCCTGCCAGCGTTACAAACAGGGCGGGTAACAAGCGCCGTGCCCGGCCCAACCAGAAATCTTTCAGGTTTATGCCTGCTGAAGGCTTCCATTTGGCAACTAAAATGTCGGTGATAAGATAACCGGACAGCACAAAGAAGATGCATACGCCCAGGAACCCTCCCTGGGCCCAAGTCAGGTTCTGATGGTAAGCAATCACCGCCATTACGGACAAGGCCCGCAGCCCATCCAGTCCTGGCATATAACGTCTTGCGTGAAGTGGAGCCTGTTCATCATGCTCCGCAAACCCAAGTTTTCCATTCCGTTCCATTTACTGATTTCAGCTCCGTACCCCAGTAATTCAAAATCCTTCGACGCCTTTTAGATGATCAGGTATGCCCTTTTTCTTCACAATACCAATTTTTTCGAGTAATTACTTTACAAAATGCTTAAAATTTCTTACGAAAAAGTTATATTTGGTAAATAGCTTTCGAATGGCTGTTCATTGATTCATCATGAACTGTATTAAAATATGAAATATAATTAGGCTGGAGTACAGTAATCAGCGCCGTCAAAAAAACGGTGTTAAAAGAATAATAAAAAGTCAACGCCGGGCCAAATATCCTTGTTTGCCAGAAAAAAACGCCTGCCGACTGGACTCTGTCGGCAGGCTACGAGCCCAGTATTTGGGCTTTCTATGTGTT
This region of Pelotomaculum schinkii genomic DNA includes:
- a CDS encoding acyltransferase family protein, with the protein product MERNGKLGFAEHDEQAPLHARRYMPGLDGLRALSVMAVIAYHQNLTWAQGGFLGVCIFFVLSGYLITDILVAKWKPSAGINLKDFWLGRARRLLPALFVTLAGVMVWISLFDPIRLSSLWDDVLAAMFYSSNWLLTFQKVSYFASFGLPSPLGHLWSLAVEEQFYLVWPLLLGLGLHYIPQRGRLAGLILALVLTSAAAMAIVYTPGLDPSRVYYGTDTRAFSLLIGAVLAIIWPSRKLSDDLSPRGRIGLDAVGGAALLAVFWMIWKSNQYQTFLYYGGLLLFSVATAVIVAVLAHPASRLGRIFGMKPLRSLGVCSYGIYLWHYPVIVLTSPTVNTGGVNIQLALGQTALSISLAAFSWFFIEDPIRRGKWKEFLQGLLYHLKWWQKPLGVSGKTALAGIVVFFSIFILAVSGCAMISQAKQTDIKSEIIREPEQTKPAETEPGESEENGAGKKFVAGEATLGADKKDVFTGKGVTIIGDSVMIDIGRELKKRFPDIIVDAEIGRQMYQAPKVIENLKEQGLLGKTVVIELGANGAFTQDQFMDILNLLGQERRIVIVNTRVPKPWESVVNQILAQAAAAHPEITLVDWYSASSGHNGYFYPDGVHLKQAGIQAYAALVSGAFAP